The Episyrphus balteatus chromosome 3, idEpiBalt1.1, whole genome shotgun sequence genome segment gtattatctgtgcgaagtagacaagaaatgcattaatttctttaaattttgttcttttttatggtacaaatgcatgtgtgtatacctacaaaaaattctagtctggactttttaataattctttagctcatttgacatttttcaaataaaataataattcaaataaaaaaaataaatgaaatgacatttgacactaatggagagtgaataaatagaaattctgtttaaaacctccattagctctaaaaatccctcttaaaaggtcgaatttggtgttttaactaaaactacttttaaatttaatgctcaattagttaatgatgccaaacttcaaaaaaatccttaaaagagactgaattaaacgaaattagtttttaattttaaaattcccttttttaatggcgatttaagtttaatggagagtcaataaattgggccttagtaaAATTGCTCGATTTtagttaaatatttctttttagttAAAAGTTAATTCATAATGAAGTCTAGATTAACTTAAAATTGGACAGTTTTGCTTTACGACGTGAAGTAGTTCACTTGCTAAATGTATGGGAATCTCTTTCCACGGTGAATCCCCTcctcctatatatttttttcgaacaaattaatttgaaaaacgagtaaatacataaataaataaacttgggGTTTGTAGAGCAAGAACTAACTTCTCCGAGTATTGAGCTTTGATTAGAAccctttttgttgaaacaagtCGAAGTAACAGCGAAACTTATGTTAAATGCTATCCTATCTGTTTGTTGTTTATTGCAATGTTAATTGACTCAATCCTTTTTGAAACAACAAtacaatcttttttttcataaaaatacacaaaataaaaaaaaataaaaaacaaatgcatAACATTTtaactaaatgtttttttttgttttttctatttaagaTCATAATTCCGAAAGCGGGACAGAAGATTACCGGGAGTACACATCCCGTGAAGGATCACCGGGTAACAGTATGATGATGTCAACCCCACCTCCAGGCGTACAGACTGATTCTGATGGTCTGATACTGCCGAAGAAAATAATGAATCCTTGTTTAGAATCATCGGATAGAAAGAATCTCCATAGAGAACTCATGTTTAATAATAAAGTGTAAGTAAATTGATGCATAACAAATAGTCTTATAATTTAatctttgaattttaatttgtatctttatttttttagtggTAAAAGTGTCCTCAACCAAAAATCCGAACTACAAAGAGTTCTAGAAAAAAAACGTGAACGTCAAATCCtgcttcaacaacaacaacaagaggcGGCGAAAATCGAATCCGGACTCAAAGGTGAACTTAATCGTGTCATCTTAGAGCGAGCTCAAAAGCTTGAAAAACAAAGTATTTCTTCAAGCTCAGACACTGAAGATCACGTCAATCCCGAATACTTAAATGCTCGAGCAAAATTACGCAATCGAAtcgagatgaaataaaaaaaaaatgaagaagtgcaacttttaataaaaatccgATTAAGTGTATTTTTTACCTGCTGATAATGATGATATTtcgtttaaattcaaaattttataactttctAAATTGTTTGATTCTCCatcaaaaaatgttgatttatgattttatttgttaagtattgtttggttttaaatttttttaatttttgtaaattaacctaaaatattATGACACGTTATTTTTGTCGTGATTCTACTTATTTTGtacataaattgttttttattttaatttttttatttaataaaaaaaaaaataactctgcTTATATGCCAAATTAACctcgaaaaatcgaaaaatatttgtttatttaagttttagtttgttaatttaataaataagtgtaatttttaaacaattgatTTAATTCTCCCTATTATTATAATAAAGCTAATGTAATTTaagtttctatttaaaaaataagaaataaatcgaaattttgttttgtttttagttacTTGTAACAATAatgctttaaatataattataagttaatgaaaatagttttgtgtttgctccaaatttaaaaaacactcaatgtattgtgtttttttttttttcgtatacatacataaatacatatatataacagataaatatataaataaaaatgtggtTGAACAAATAACTATATACGAAATTAGttagaataaatttttctttgaaataacCATGATAACAAAAACTACAACAACAGTTAATTCAGAAAACAATGGAattattatacaaaattataatttatgcccttaattatgaatgTGAGCTAAGTCACTTTTAacattgttcaaaaaaaaaaaacaaccttataaattaattataacaagtaaagggtgtttctttttgaaacaattgtaagagtaataaaaacaagtttatttaatgcaattttgctatgaaatgaaatttaaacgttaaattattaataattcTATACTACTCGTAGttttaattgcttttttttagcAGTGACTGAGTAAACTTTCATAATTTAGGgcaattttatcaataaatagttaaaattttgataaaaaaaaagaagaaaaaaagaatttggttggtttaaaaatcaaaatattttcgcgGGGATGAATCatgatattctttttatttttgaacttatatttattcaaaaaatttgtattatacatacattttttcctGCTTTCTCAAACCCTACTTCATGGTTGTTGGACTTGCAATTTTAGTAGGGAGTTCGTAGGAAAGTTCTTTTTGCAATTGATTGCCAGGAATGCTCACATTCCACAAAAATACGTTatttatacttttcaaagtttaatcaatagctctcacattttttttgcttttagagttaaaaaagttacaaaaagtattaaatacatattttggtCAAACAAATTCACAACATTTTAAGAGGCTACTTTTTGAGATGGCTAGGACGTTACTTAATACATTATAATGATGTCTAGAAAGTGAAAATCGCTTGTTTTCAAGTTCAAtctattttccattttttcaactattttattttgttttaatcaaggagatattttaacttattttaatgATATAGTATCagaaaacgcattttttttacagtggTAATAGTTTTGTTATTGCGATCAAAACCAAACTACGAAAAATTTGCCCTCATTGCAAGTAAAATAAACACCCACAACcacgaaaaagaaaaatgttttaaaaaatatttctcaaacaataatttgttcaatattctatgaaaataaaaccaatattttacattttcgaaaattcataagagtttttcttaaattgtcTCCTATTTAAAGCGATGcagtcaaaattttataaaataagtaaagtacataatataagtaaagtaatttttttttatttagctgtGTAGAATAGAAACttgtgcatacaaaaaaaaaaaaaacaataagaatgtgagttaaaataaataaaaacaatatatatttaaagaaaaaaaattgtttaaaaaatcttttttattaacgttataaaataatttttagaaagtCTTTCACGTCAAAAATATCGTCTTggcaatgggcacgttcaaagagctaacataaagctatcggatagctttttgttgttgtaaacaatgttaaaaattagcaaggaaacgaaccattttctgtcaaaaaataatctgaaggtatccgagaatttctggtatacctcaggtattcaagtgatcagctgataaacatttagtttttttttattttgattacttttcgggcttaaaaataaatacaaatttgcaagaaataaagtcaaagcgattgtgcaagtactattcaacaataaaaaaaatgtaatttgctcaaaataaacagtttcctcttctcaatattttttggtagctgcttgggcaagctatctggatagctcttcgttcaaaaagatattccagatacgggtatcccagatagcctatccgataggtgtttgaacgtgcccaatatcAACCAAGCTGATACTATCATGAACAAAGAGGAAACCCTGGGGTCCAATCGGCTAAGGTGATTGCTGATAGCTGACAGTCACAACAATCAAGCTTGATCTGCGTAATATGATTATCACAACATGTGATTACCACACATTTTTTCTTGTGACACCTATTTTTCTATCactttcatataaaaatataatttccaaggcaaacaaaaaaaaaaaaacaagtctacgaaactacaagtcctatgaaaaaaagtttaatagcaaagttgtaggtaataaaaagatctaaaatttatatgttaacaattttttcacataacctctaaatttatgtgaaaaattcaaaaaaccaagtttttggtttttatttttatctttttcaaaaatatgtttttttatacgaaAAGAATTGTaagattttatgttacattgataaatgttacggtttttgagtaattaaagtgtaaattttaacaaataggccaaaattgtaaataatgataaaaaaaattcgaaaatttaagcttttttcatttttttcattttccgaGATCATGCAATATGGTATacttatgtaaatttttgtttagaccATAAGAATGTAAAGATTTTAATGAACAAATTGCcttccgattttttgaaaaaagctgaaaacgtgaattttcgattgaaaattagggtgtttttttgatattaagtcaaaataaggttaaaaaataaaaattttaaataagataaATTACTTTGACTTTGGGACACAACAAGGTAtaggttttcaccaaatttcgtataaaaaaacatttttttgaaaaaaaataaaaaactaaaaatttgtttttttgaatttttcacataaattttgaggttatgtgaaaaaattgttaacgtATAAGTTGAAGATCTTTTCATAacctacaactttgctatacaacttttttttgtaaaattaaaaactcaacccacccacttcccgaactcggctcgcccgtaatttatttttcctttttatcatattcaactcctttttcaatgggtttcatcctactatgatgtAGAaagccatggtataaaaagacaaggtatgatcattagagccgccatcttacaaaatggggtagtaaggttttgacgtttaatatttggcaaagtcaaaagcaacaacaatttccaagacaaatttgtttacaacaacaatttcaatgggcagctgtcaaaaccttaagtagccatttttaagttttgacagttctcgatactgagttttttctaatgatcataccttctctttttataccttggtagaaagcttattttttggtttcaaaaaaccaatagcgctagaaagaaaaaaaatttgtttgcttttgtAAATTgcacaatttttgcaaaaagttgccattgtagttataccttaataagcaaattaaaatttagaTCAATTATTTAACTCGAATTATTTAGAAAGAAGGTACGATTTGTTTGGTGCAATGaatttttggggtgctgaactcgaatccgagttcaaaaattttttatcagttCGCgctttgagatattcccgttataaaatctcaataatcgattttttgttactttttaagCACTTCCCTAGCTTACAGTGGTTTTAGGAACAAAACAATAGATTtctacagaattttttttatcagctcgcgttttcgagatattcccgttataaGATCTTTATAATCGATTTGTTGCTACTCTTCAAACTACAGTGGATCTTAGCTTACACTGGTTTTGTTTCATcaacaaaacatttttctgTAGCTTttgagtgtgctgaactcgaatccaaaaaCAGAATTTATCTGTCAGCTCTTGTTTTTgagattatttttgttataagatcccaataaactatttttttggtAACTTTTAAAGCTacagtggtttttttttaagctcaaAGAGGTTTTGTTTGAAGaacaaaacaatacttttctaaATGATTTGGTTGTGCTAAACTCGAACCCAAAGccaaacattttctatcaactcgcgtttttgagatattgccaTTGTAATATctcatttattgatttttttctaatttttaagctACAGGGGTTTTAAGCTTACAGTGGTTTTGTTTAAGGAATTAAATGAGGTCTTGGATgtgcttaactcgaatccgaaatcagaATTTTCTTATCAGCttgcgttttcgagatattccaGTTATAAGATCTCAATCATCGATTTTTTTCCTACTTTTTAAGCTACACAGTGGTATTTAGTTATGTGATGGTCTTGTTTCAGGCACAAAACAACACTTCTAAAGGacttgagtgtgctgaactTAAATCGAAAATCGAATTTTCCTATCAGTTTGCTTTTTCGAAATATCCCGTTATAAAATCTCAATAATTGATTATTTGCTACTTTTTAAGCATAGAAAGGTTTGGCCGCAACGGAAAGGTAGAGGTAAGGATAATTGTATGAAGCAAATTCCAAACTGGAATATCAACGTTCAGCTGCGGATttgttttcatacaattaccacTACAGCATACCTTTCCGGTGTGACCAAGCTTTTAAGGACTTTAAGGCTAGACAACACCGGAAGATATATGCGGTAGcagtacgggtacttgtatgaaaaaaattccacacttGAATAATGATGTTcaagtttggaattttgttcatacaattacccgtaccgctaccgcatacagCTATTAaaggtgtggccaagccttaaggcttggccacatcggagggtatgcggtagcgatacgggtagcggtaacgatatttgtatgaaaaaaattcaacatctgaacgttgatatgtcagtttggaatttttttcatacaagtaccgttacctctacccgtaccgctaccgcataccctccggtgtggccaagcctttacacgaagcctcaagaggcgcatttcttttcaaaactaatgagtgcaaaagagaaaaaagagaaaacaaaaaattatccgaccggagagtcgtgggtcgaaattctgagacttttttttgacgtttctttttcctttttttttttcaatattcactttcatttctttttgcttcttggtacaaaacaacaacaataaattttaaatcaaaagagaaatgtcaaatttgagtccttgactcaagaggcatcgtgtaataagtacgcgcctcacagaatgattatcaaaaaaaattcgaaaaaagaatcaagcctcttgaggcttcgtgtaatagctgacttagactttaaggcttggccacaccggagggtatgcggtagcggtacgggtagcggtaacgatatttgtatgaacaaaattcaacatctgaacgttgatatgtcagtttggaattttttcatacaagtaccgttatctctacccgtaccgctaccgcataccctgcggtgtggccaagcctttaactaCACCGAAAGGTATGTGGTAGCGGTaagggtaatt includes the following:
- the LOC129913174 gene encoding protein FAM107B isoform X3, producing the protein MWVDKEKTEDILAKALKIALEKQEAYRKTELDHNSESGTEDYREYTSREGSPGNSMMMSTPPPGVQTDSDGLILPKKIMNPCLESSDRKNLHRELMFNNKVGKSVLNQKSELQRVLEKKRERQILLQQQQQEAAKIESGLKGELNRVILERAQKLEKQSISSSSDTEDHVNPEYLNARAKLRNRIEMK
- the LOC129913174 gene encoding protein FAM107B isoform X4; this encodes MSRSHVSAIISERMKCFENHNSESGTEDYREYTSREGSPGNSMMMSTPPPGVQTDSDGLILPKKIMNPCLESSDRKNLHRELMFNNKVGKSVLNQKSELQRVLEKKRERQILLQQQQQEAAKIESGLKGELNRVILERAQKLEKQSISSSSDTEDHVNPEYLNARAKLRNRIEMK
- the LOC129913174 gene encoding protein FAM107B isoform X2, with product MESCNYLEKTEDILAKALKIALEKQEAYRKTELDHNSESGTEDYREYTSREGSPGNSMMMSTPPPGVQTDSDGLILPKKIMNPCLESSDRKNLHRELMFNNKVGKSVLNQKSELQRVLEKKRERQILLQQQQQEAAKIESGLKGELNRVILERAQKLEKQSISSSSDTEDHVNPEYLNARAKLRNRIEMK
- the LOC129913174 gene encoding uncharacterized protein LOC129913174 isoform X1, whose protein sequence is MKSTQSHSSSNKCLQNVDYIRGATSLGERNRSLESLFHAAAQRNVYQGVILRRGIVAKPSTVTENNVPDTPLSSPLSNSEYDISSQIRRKSRSETHLNFYPEDSGGTSADGPSGERNNVTVNDTNFKDFNEKTEDILAKALKIALEKQEAYRKTELDHNSESGTEDYREYTSREGSPGNSMMMSTPPPGVQTDSDGLILPKKIMNPCLESSDRKNLHRELMFNNKVGKSVLNQKSELQRVLEKKRERQILLQQQQQEAAKIESGLKGELNRVILERAQKLEKQSISSSSDTEDHVNPEYLNARAKLRNRIEMK